A single region of the Peromyscus eremicus chromosome 16_21, PerEre_H2_v1, whole genome shotgun sequence genome encodes:
- the Slc25a16 gene encoding solute carrier family 25 member 16: protein MAAAAAAAALPAADPAPAVPQAAGSGGQTSRRDFYWLRSFLAGGIAGCCAKTTVAPLDRVKVLLQAHNHHYRHLGVLSTLRAVPQKEGYLGLYKGNGAMMIRIFPYGAIQFMAFEHYKTFITTKLGVSGHVHRLMAGSMAGMTAVICTYPLDVVRVRLAFQVKGEHTYSGIIHAFKTIYAKEGGFLGFYRGLMPTILGMAPYAGVSFFTFGTLKSVGLSYAPTLLGRPSSDNPNVLVLRTHVNLLCGGVAGAIAQTISYPFDVTRRRMQLGTVLPESEKCLTMRETMKYVYGHHGIRKGLYRGLSLNYIRCIPSQAVAFTTYELMKQFFHLN, encoded by the exons atggcggcggcggcggcggcggcggccctgCCGGCGGCCGACCCTGCACCCGCGGTGCCGCAGGCGGCGGGGAGCGGAGGCCAAACCTCGCGCCGAGACTTCTACTGGCTGCGTTCCTTCTTGGCCGGGG GTATTGCTGGGTGCTGTGCCAAAACCACAGTTGCTCCTTTGGATCGAGTGAAGGTTTTATTACAAGCTCACAACCACCATTACAGACATTTAG GGGTACTGTCTACACTGCGTGCTGTTCCCCAGAAGGAAGGCTACCTTGGCTTGTATAAAGGAAATGGTGCCATGATGATTCGAATCTTTCCCTACGGTGCGATCCAGTTCATGGCGTTTGAGCATTATAAAACG TTCATTACTACAAAGCTGGGAGTCTCTGGTCATGTGCACAGATTAATGGCTGGATCCATGGCAG GCATGACAGCGGTTATCTGCACTTACCCTCTTGATGTGGTTAGGGTGCGCCTCGCCTTCCAGGTGAAAGGGGAGCATACCTATTCAGGGATCATTCATGCATTCAAGACGATTTATGCTAAG GAAGGCGGTTTCCTTGGATTCTACAGAGGTCTGATGCCTACTATATTGGGAATGGCCCCGTATGCAG GTGTTTCCTTTTTTACCTTCGGTACCTTGAAGAGCGTTGGGCTTTCCTACGCGCCCACCCTGCTCGGCCGCCCTTCATCTGACAATCCCAATGTCCTAGTTCTGAGGACCCATGTGAACTTACTTTGTGGTGGTGTTGCTGGAGCAATAGCCCAGACGATATC CTACCCATTTGATGTGACCCGTCGGAGAATGCAGTTGGGGACAGTCCTGCCAGAGTCTGAAAAGTGCCT TACGATGCGGGAGACCATGAAGTATGTCTATGGACACCATGGGATTCGGAAAGGACTGTACCGTGGCTTGTCTCTGAACTACATCCGCTGTATTCCCTCGCAAGCCGTGGCTTTCACAACCTATGAACTTATGAAGCAATTTTTTCACcttaactaa